The following is a genomic window from Amaranthus tricolor cultivar Red isolate AtriRed21 chromosome 10, ASM2621246v1, whole genome shotgun sequence.
TTTATAGTTTACTATTTAATCTTCTACTGTTTCTCTTTATAACTAATCTAACAAGTTGAAAAATTAACTAACAGTCATTTGTTAAATAGACTTTATGGTgataaaaatcatatttaaagGCATCACTGCATCAAGCCAATCAGACAACTAAATTATTAGACACCCGATAGTATTATCCCAGATAATTGTGTAACTTAAACGAGCCAATTTATTAGGAAATAGATACTAAAACATaaggttaattaattaattagttaatcttataatataatgttatcccATACATACTTTATTGTCGTGGACAATTAATGTGATCTCTTAAATTACatattaacaaaattattttaaattaaatagttaGCAATGAATCTATACTTGCTATACTTCTCTACTATAGTAAATATAAAGAACATACGTAACTAAGACTCCAAGACAAGAAAATTAGCAATCAAATTTATTCATTTcaccaaaattaaaatcaaatattaatattcatgttaaataataaatatagttTTTAAATCCTGATTTGATTTAAACATGTTTAgttcaatttattaatttatttatcaaaagatttaatatcaatttgattaataaaaatttagtcGAGTTTCAGCTCGTTGTTATTCTTTTATGCGCGGGTCGAAATCGGGTCACCCGGCCGATCTCCTTTTGGTTCCTAATAGGCAATAGGTGATCATTTGACCACAAATCAAATTTGCTTACAATTCAGTTAAGTCTTCACACTGTTGTATTGTGTCACTCACAAAAACAGGCAACGTTGAAGTCTTGTTCCTGGGAAAGATCTCCCAAATCAAAATGGGAAGCCCAAAAATTCAACCATTAACAAGACCCAAATCAAATCTTTCACATCCCATTTTGATCCTAACATTTTCAATTACAGCAATTGCATTCTTATTCCTATTCTCATCATTCATTTCTACAAATGGGTTTTCTTTGTCTTCTCCCAAAATCATCCCTAATGTCATTGATAAACCTAAATCTAACTCCTTtgaacaaaatgaaaaattctTGTATTGGGGTTACAGAATTGATTGCCCTGGTAAACATTGTGATACTTGTGCTGGTCTTGGTCACCAGGAATCTAGCCTGCGTTGTGCCCTTGAAGAAGCATTATTTCTTCAAAGGTatacttttattttgattttttgaagtttttaggttttttttatcaagaaTTTGTTTTTGGTCTTGTtggattggattgaaattgcTTGGATCTGATTACTTTCCTATGTTTGAGAATGTGTTTTGAATTGGGTTTTGTATTATAACTAGCCAATTGATGCAAATTTGGTGCTTTTATCATGAATTATTGTTGGAAATCTTGAGTCTATCATATTGTGGTTTTAcaattgtttttgggtttttcatTTTTGGATTACCCATCTAAACTTGAGAGAGATTTTCTTGTTTACACTGTTTGTGATCTGAATCTGAGCATCTACCATTACAAAACTGATTTTGATACTAATTATGATACTTTTGTTGTAGTGTAGATTTTTTGCTAGCTAAGTTGCATCTACTGTTAGGCCATGACAATTCATCACATAATCACCGCGTgagcccactcgtgtggacacaccCACAGGGCACTCATGGGCTCAGGCCCACAAACTCACGGGTCATGAGCGTTAGACTTGCATACAACACAAGTCTACAACCCAAATATTTTAGTGATGTGGAATCtttctcacatgtgaagtatttccagtATTTCCAACATATACAAGGGGTTTATTCTGAATATGTAGGTTCTCTGGTGTTTGTTGTATCAGGATTCAGGAAAGCTtttgtagtagtagtagtagtacaTAGTTATCCCTTGGATAAGTCTGAAGCATAGAGAAAAATCGCAGATGTCGTCACATTTCGATTATTGTCACAATGCTGCGGATGCAACACCTAGTGATGTTATGACTCGCTAATTCAAGTTTTCGAGGAcgtatatttaaattaaagctTATAGTAGACCTTCTAAAGCCTAATAGATACTAGAACAAATTTAATGGCTAACATGCTAAAGATAGGTTTAAAATCTGTTATAAAATGCCATTATTTATTAAAGCAGCCTCATTTCTATTTAATGATTGAAAGTGCAGAAAACACAAACATATGGAAAACACAAATTATGCTTGGGAAACCGTCTACATTATTGGCCATGCCCCTTTTGTATAATTTGATAACGATCATTTGCATGCAATCTCCCTAGATTGTCTTGCAACCCTTGTCTTAAGTACAATAACAAGTTTGCTAGGTGCATGTGTTGTTACCTTTgacctatgttactcggactcttcattttgcttcatgtACCCGTGTCCGTTCTTTGATGCTctgacattggtatggcacacacttcattttagactcaaaattaaatatttagacgtatccgacagtTGGACACTTACCAATAGTATTATATAAGTCTTTGATACTTATTTTTGTATTACTTGCAACTCTAGTCTCCTTTTCTTAACTTATTGAGGATTTTAGGGgcaaaaaactttttttggcTATTGAATAAtgtgaatatatatttttttgtatatttttgctGCAGGACTTTTGTGATGCCTGCTCGGATGTGCATTAACCCAATACATAACAAGAAAGGGATATTGCATCAACTGAGTAACGCAAGTACAGATGACGAGTAAGTTTTTGTTTTAGGTAGCTCGGATATGCATCAACCCAATACACATTGTTTTTACATTCTAGCTCTGAGACTCTCACTTGCCTCCCTCATTTGCCTTGAATGGGCAAACCTTTTTTTGCAGCCAGCGGGAAAAAGGATCTGATAATCAATGCAACCAATCTTGATTGATGCAAATCTAAATCCGTTTGCGATGTCTTCTAGGTGGATGGCTACCTCTTGTGCAATGGATTCTTTGTATGACTTGGACCTTATGTCCAAGAAGATACCCGTGATTTTAGACAATTCAGAATTGTGGCATCAGGTATTGTCAACAACTATGAAGCTGGGAGCCAGAGGTTCGGCCCATGTTGAAGGGGTTGATCGAGTGGAGCTCAAGGAGAATTCACGATATGCAAACCTCTTGCTTATAAATAGAACTGCAAGCCCTCTAGCATGGTAAATGATAACCACCTTCATCATAAATTttgggaaattccacgtggtgaCTTGAGTTTTTTGCTTTTCcataaatgtttttaaaatctttACGGTGACCTTGAACTTTCAACTTTtcatgtggtagacaaaatgttaaaattttggTTAATAT
Proteins encoded in this region:
- the LOC130826100 gene encoding uncharacterized protein LOC130826100; this encodes MGSPKIQPLTRPKSNLSHPILILTFSITAIAFLFLFSSFISTNGFSLSSPKIIPNVIDKPKSNSFEQNEKFLYWGYRIDCPGKHCDTCAGLGHQESSLRCALEEALFLQRTFVMPARMCINPIHNKKGILHQLSNASTDDEWMATSCAMDSLYDLDLMSKKIPVILDNSELWHQVLSTTMKLGARGSAHVEGVDRVELKENSRYANLLLINRTASPLAWFVECKDRLNHSAVMLPYDFLPSMATKKLRDAADEIKAMLGVYDAIHVRRGDILKTRKDRFGVERSRHPHVERDTRPECILQRIAKWIPSGRTLYIASNERKPGYFSPLGVRYKLAYSSNYSMILDPVIENNYQLFMIDRLVMMGAKTVISTFKTDGSEMSLSDDPKKNTGGWMEVVRTESC